gCTGCCTTAAATTCACATATTATGGCTAAATCATGAATAAATCCCGCCAATTCAGTGAATGTAGGCTATGTTTTTAACGCAGAAGTGTGCAGaactgtgtgcatgtgtgcataaaaaataaataaatatatacatttatatttaaatcaaatttatatatatatatatatatatatatatatatatatactgtatatcatTTAAATGTCATATCATATAAATAATTTCTATAGTTTAATTTGAAATTTAGACATTACAAAGCCTGCAAATAACTAGCATTTTGAAttataaaatgtgcaatttttttttttttttttacatgaagaGGTTCATTTAGAGGATTGAACAACAGTGCCCTCTAATGGCGTTTATTCACACAAACAATTATTCCCATTTCATAATAATTGGTATAAATGCACAACATCTTAaaattatgttgttgttgttttttcttttaaatgttgagAAATCTTACCTTTAAACCATGCCCCAGGTTTGAACAGAGCTTTCTTTAGGGCACTGTATAGATGGAAGTTGAGTCGCTTGTACTCTGCAATATCATCTCGTATCCGAGGTAACAGCACCAAGTTGTAAAACCTCTGGGCCATACGCTCCTTCAAGTTTGAAGAAAAGAttctgaaaatacatttttaaaaatagacagTTACTGCTGGTTTTAGATGACAACATGACCATTAATTGACaaaaacctttgatttttttacTTGACTATGATGATGTCTCTGTAATTAATGTGGCTAAATAtcttatctatatatttttaaataaataaaattatgtgttttaatatttgcaaGTTACCCCATAGCCGATTAGCCTCAACGCTattcacttttaaaaacatctgaggggaaaaaaatatgttgtttcaTTAAGATGGGGGAACTACTTATattatataaaagtaaaagatctgattatatatatatatatatatatatatatatatatatatatatatatatatatatatatatatatatataaaacgtaATAAACCTCACTGTTTTCACCAAAGCAATTTTTGTCTGTTGGGGGCTGGTTGAGTTTTTTGTGCAaggcatttttatttgtaccattCATTTCATACACAGGGCACCTTTCAGAGCTTTAGCTAGACCCATCTAAGAGTATGACATCAACATAATCTAGAACAATCTGAAAACccattaaaaatattcaaaattacaTCAACTCAACTAACCTTGTTGCTTGATACATTGCAGCAGCGGTCCAGCTTTCAGGTTCAGTCAAATATAGAACCTGTTCCCAGTTAGCCAGCGCTGGGATGATTTTAAAAGCTTTAGGCAATTTTCCACTGCGATATTTGGAAAGAACCtgagacaaacagacaaattaactaaaaaatacaacatattgcttcttttatttattgatttgaaagTCTTACCTTACCAACTCCTCTGTACACTTCTATTACCCTGGGGTCCAGCTGTGGCATTGGGCATCCGGATATCTCTGACATCACAGTCCCTAcctctgtttgtttttctgttattttttccattataaTGTCAGCTAAAGTCCGCCTAGGAcacaaaaaatgtgtattttgaagaggccacattttaaagttattcTTACCAAGGGCATTTTAATGTTCAatattttgatacatttttatttctgatAAGACCCTTTTACAAATGCAACCTATTCCTGCACATCATTCATAGAAACAATTAGATGTGTAAACAGTTGGTGCTCtgattaagtaaaataaaaagaccACGTGTTCTGTACCGTGTTAGGTGATTAACAAAAAGTAAGAAGTGTCATTGTATTGTGATAAATCTATTCTCACCTCACTGGAGGATTCTTGTTCATGAACATCTCAATGGCCTTTTCATCATCAGCATCAACAACAACCTCTGTGTCAAATCCAACATCACTAGCTCCAGCATCTCCCAGCGCAGGCCACTCTTCATCTGAATCCCCATCATTGGTATCTGGCCCTGAAGACAAAACATACAGTGATTGGTCATTAAATGTTATAGCTTGGGTAATAAGTTGGTTCTTTTATAGAATTTGTATAATTATTGAGAAATATATAATCTTAATCACAACATAATTTTATCACCTCTTAATCATATTATAATCTTTATTATTGGTTGTGACAAGGACCAGTATCCAGCTCACAACACACAATATgactttgtgttatttttgccatttaaAGATCAGCTCTAGTTTGCTTATGGTAAAATGGTGTTGTTACCcaatttgttattgtttttaccCACATACCATTTATTATGCCGGCTTCATTTGTATACTTAAAAAGTGAATGTTTGTGGACACAATGCATCTTTTTTGCAATAACAATAATTGTGTGTATGCAAATATGCCTTGGTTAACTGACTGTCAGTCATAATTTCAATACTATCATTAATTGTAtaaagacttaaaaaataaataaattatttaccAAGAACTGTGACCGGTGCTTTCTTCTTTTCTGGTGTTAGGCCGTATTCTGTCTGGAGCTCCTCTTGTTGTATTCGGGCTTGCTGTAAGATCTTCCTGGACAAACGTTCATCCACGTACGTATCCTCATTTTGTTCCCGGGagtctctgctcttcatccGGCCTCTGGCTCTGACTGTGTCGGCCTCCTGGATCTGGTCTGCTAGTGCCATAACTCCGCTTTTTTCCCCTCCTCGGGACTTTTTCACTTTCGGCATGTTTGCACGGCTGTGTTCTCCGACTCCACGCTGTATTTGATACTAATTCTGAACTAATATCCAGTGTCCCACAGCATAAACATCTGCTATTTTACACGTGCGACAGAGGAAGGACTGGGCGGAAGTGACGTAATAAGGATTATCTTTAAATGCCTCTAAATGTTATTAAATTTGATTCTTGTTGGAGATTGTTTATCATAATTGTCATTGTATATGTTTTGTctcttaatgttattttttctctctaaaAATACTATAAACAAAGCCAAATATGCATGACCCGGAAGTAGTAAATGAAAACGCAAGCGCCGTCTGAAACAATGGGGGTAACTTGGTGAGatataaactttattttattgcttATTACAGATGTACGAACATTGGGGTGGCTATATTCTGGTATCTTAATTTATATGCATTCTAACCTTATATGATTGTGTATTTAGCGTGTGCCAGGTGCCCGTGGCGGAGGGAAAGAGCGTGCAGCAGACAGTGGATCTCCTCCATAAGAAACTGGAGCAGCTTGGAGCGTTGAAGCAGCAAGGCAACTTCAGTGTGGACTGTGAAACATACCATGCCACCGCTACAGCCAGCGGTAAAATACTGACACTTCATAtgttgtacaaattgttttcaatAGGTTGACAAATGTTGATCGTGTCGGTTTATAGGTGCAGCAGTGTAAGTTAGGCATATTGACACGTTgaaataattgttattatttgctTATTTGGTCGGGATAGTGCATACATGCATATATGCTGCAAAACATTTCGAGTTGTAGCCTTGGGctaattttatatttgatttcacAAACACACTCTCATTTATTGGAgacaaagtgtcttgcccgccCCACTGGGACACCTGATCTTCCACACTGTCTCCTATCCAAGTACTAATCAGGCCTAAATTTGCTTAGCTTCCCAAAATCGAACGAGATCGGGCATTCTCGAGATGATATGGCTGCTACcaataaaatgttattacatAATTATTAACACAGACTTTTGTCCTTCTTCTCCAGGTCAGCCCTCTAAGCTGCTGTATGTGATGCACAACTCTGAAACTCCACTGAGCTGCATGGCCCTGTTCGAAGGAGGCCCTTGTCTTGTGGCTGATGCAAATTTTGATGTTCTTATGATAAAGCTGAAAAGCCACTTTCAGAATGCTAAAGGACACAAGGTGGAGTGTAGAGGGTGGAAATATCGCTACAGTGATTTCTCAATCAAAGTTGGGACAGTGACAATGAACTCCAGTGCTAGAGGGATATCAGCCGAggtatatattgtataattcTTCTAAAATGGGGTTTGACATAAGCACTAACCTACTAGATTACCTACTTACTTAATGTGTTAATCTAGTTCAAACAGCCACCGGATCTTCCTACATATATTGTGATAACGTTATGTCTAAGTTATTGCTgtttttcctaaaaaaaaaaaaagagcataaTTTAGTATCTACAATGTCTAAGTATCCATGGGGAAAAATATTTTTAGTACTCTTATTGGAATctgaaaactaaaaactaaaaaacacacTCAACTTGAGGCTATGTGAAACTTTAGTCTCTCATAGCTCTTTGAAGTAAATGTATGTAACATTGAACATCATTGTGGCTAATTAACTCTATGAGTAATACCATCCACATATCCATTGTTTGATTTGAAGAACTATAGCAGCATACAATCTGCCTTTactcttttaaaatgttgtttttttaataggtGGAATATTGCCCCTGTGTGGTTCCAGGGGACTGCTGGAATCTCATGAAGGAGTTTATGCAGTCTTTTCTTGGTTCAAATGTTCCTGAACTACCATCTGTTTTCACTGTGAAACCGGAAGGGCTTTTTGCTCCATCAGACTGTATCGACACCATGACGCAGTATCTGGAGTTGTTCAACAAACTTCGAAAATTACAAATGCCTGGAAGTAATATCAGAGTATAGATTAAGACTTTTTAACATTTGCTGTCATAAAATCCCTATGGATCcataattattttcatttgtacattGTCTTTATTAAATTGTGAAACTTATTATATTGCAGCCTTGCCATGTTCAGTCTGTGTATGTCTTTTAACATCTAAGTGACTGAATTCTGAAATCACATGTCATCTTATGTATTCTACAAATGCTAAACAATACTGCCAAAATGTGAACTAAAGCATGCCCAACCCCAGTCTTTGTGAACACTGACCAAATCTAGTCATAACCTAAAGTATAGTTATAGATAAAAAGTTAAAGCAAGAGACAACTCTGTAAAACATTTACTGTAATGTTAtgactcattttatttttttaaatgaagaaaAGTTTAATGGAGTTTAAGTAATTTTAATTATGTCCATGCATGCCCTCAATCATCTATTGtaaatctgtttatttattattgtgttgtacAGGGATACATTTTTTGTAAGATATTGAGTAGAACATTGGCATTACTCAGGGAGCTACAAAACCAATAATTCTGTGAATCATATTTTCCAACATGGGTATTGACCAGAGGTAGAGAATTGAAAGTCATGACCATCATTATTTTGCAGACTTGagacttgacttgataaaatggactAAGACTCTGGACTTTTGACTTGAGCCCTGTGTCTTGGGATGACTTGATAATTCTCAAATTAAGCACCAAAAACAATTTTTGGTGCTTAATTTAACAGGAACAAATTGGAACATGTTCCTTCCCACCTCACCATTTGTTACACAACTAAAATACTGTGATATTTTATTGGCAATAAAGCTCCCTTGCTTAAagtcattgttttgttgcattaATAGCCAAGAATCAGaaggaactacatagaccatgatcctttgctccatttcagtgcaGACTACATCACGAAATAACTACTTATAAATTAAATCTTAATTCTTAGGATTATAGAATAATTTGGACTAAATTCTTACGGAAATAATTTGCATTAAGGTATTTTCAAAAGAGTAGTTGGACTTGGGGGACATTGACTTGGGACTCGACTCGGACTTGCCTGTCTTTGACTTGAGACTTGACTTGAGGCCAAGGATTTGAAGCTTACTTGAGACTTGCAAAAGGACGACTTGGTCCCACCTCCGGATAGGCTAAagtcagttttatgtttttgttccttatcGATGATGCAGTCCAGCCCAGCCCAAAGATAAAATAGCAGATCAATAAtgaaaaacccaaaacatctaGGGGTAAAAGCTCTATTTCCCAATCAAGATGCCAAATGagacagataaataaaaagCCTTTGTTGTGGGTGGATGGATCAGCTGACACATGATGGCTTTGGGGGACATAAGGGTCAGACTGGCAGTGCTGTCCTGGTCATTGTTCCATGTGGCTGCCCGCCCTCAGTGGGTGGACGGACGGACCAAACCAAAGATGGACAGTCCGCCCTGCTGCCTGTTGTTCCCCCATCCCGCCAATGAGCGCCGCGATGCCGCTCCGTGCCAGTCCAATGAGAGCACCTCGGATCGAGAAGAGGACAACAACCAGCTCACAGTGTGCCGGATGAATGCATGTTGGCTATGGTAAAGTCTTTTCTGTTTATTATCAGCGACATAGATTTGCGCTAATGTACATGAGCGCTCCGATTACCAACATTTGTATATGATGTGGGCAGGGGATATGTGAAGATGAAAGGCTGCGTTCGCGAGGTTAGCTACATTCGTACAGCATCAGTGTTAGCGAGGTCGCTGCCCAATTTGCATCAGGCATGCGGGTGTCtctggactttaaaaacacaaacgtcGCTTC
The sequence above is drawn from the Periophthalmus magnuspinnatus isolate fPerMag1 chromosome 5, fPerMag1.2.pri, whole genome shotgun sequence genome and encodes:
- the bysl gene encoding bystin, with translation MPKVKKSRGGEKSGVMALADQIQEADTVRARGRMKSRDSREQNEDTYVDERLSRKILQQARIQQEELQTEYGLTPEKKKAPVTVLGPDTNDGDSDEEWPALGDAGASDVGFDTEVVVDADDEKAIEMFMNKNPPVRRTLADIIMEKITEKQTEVGTVMSEISGCPMPQLDPRVIEVYRGVGKVLSKYRSGKLPKAFKIIPALANWEQVLYLTEPESWTAAAMYQATRIFSSNLKERMAQRFYNLVLLPRIRDDIAEYKRLNFHLYSALKKALFKPGAWFKGILIPLCESGTCTLREAIIIGSILTKCSIPVLHSSAAMLKLAEMEYNGANSIFLRLMLDKKYALPFRVLDALVAHFLSFRSEKRVLPVLWHQSLLTLAQRYKSDLASEQKAALLELLKTQTHPQVSAEIRRELQNSESRDIEVGLPATVEMD
- the med20 gene encoding mediator of RNA polymerase II transcription subunit 20, translating into MKTQAPSETMGVTCVCQVPVAEGKSVQQTVDLLHKKLEQLGALKQQGNFSVDCETYHATATASGQPSKLLYVMHNSETPLSCMALFEGGPCLVADANFDVLMIKLKSHFQNAKGHKVECRGWKYRYSDFSIKVGTVTMNSSARGISAEVEYCPCVVPGDCWNLMKEFMQSFLGSNVPELPSVFTVKPEGLFAPSDCIDTMTQYLELFNKLRKLQMPGSNIRV